From Rhodamnia argentea isolate NSW1041297 chromosome 10, ASM2092103v1, whole genome shotgun sequence, a single genomic window includes:
- the LOC115725795 gene encoding uncharacterized protein LOC115725795 isoform X2 produces MSSLTKLGTALTVVFVVCVVALAAQILWVLLRSRKFRQRSLAGAGGRGDHESAGVGAFHAPPSKELLYFFCWNNQSRVEPHGATGNRTVIDDPEDDDGDELAKWQRFYGPPRLLFTINEEEREDAVDSDDKKRVCLRERLAEVDDEAPPGEAAAAAVIVEVDEGVTPFSTPCSSPAYFTPSPSPARDDRQAPTTVAIVLDGES; encoded by the exons ATGAGCTCTCTCACCAAGCTCGGGACCGCCCTCACGGTGGTCTTCGTTGTCTGTGTCGTGGCACTGGCTGCTCAGATCCTCTGGGTCCTATTGCGCAGCCGAAAGTTCCGGCAGCGGAGCCTCGCTGGCGCCGGAGGGAGAGGAGACCATGAGTCCGCCGGCGTGGGGGCCTTCCACGCGCCGCCGTCGAAGGAGTTGCTCTACTTCTTCTGCTGGAATAACCAGTCGAGGGTCGAGCCCCATGGGGCTACTGGAAACCGAACGGTGATCGACGACCCGGAAGATGACGACGGCGACGAGCTGGCCAAGTGGCAGAGGTTTTACGGACCTCCGAGGCTGCTGTTCACCAtcaatgaagaagagagagaggacgcTGTGGATTC CGATGACAAGAAGAGGGTGTGCCTGAGGGAGCGCCTCGCGGAGGTCGACGACGAGGCTCCGCCGGGagaagcggcggcggcggcggtcatCGTGGAGGTGGACGAGGGGGTGACGCCGTTCTCGACGCCGTGCTCGTCACCGGCCTACTTCACTCCTTCGCCTTCGCCTGCTCGGGATGATCGTCAGGCGCCGACGACGGTTGCGATTGTTTTGGATGGTGAAAGCTAG
- the LOC115725795 gene encoding uncharacterized protein LOC115725795 isoform X1: protein MSSLTKLGTALTVVFVVCVVALAAQILWVLLRSRKFRQRSLAGAGGRGDHESAGVGAFHAPPSKELLYFFCWNNQSRVEPHGATGNRTVIDDPEDDDGDELAKWQRFYGPPRLLFTINEEEREDAVDSDCGGNIKSKSGSSSWEKIDDKKRVCLRERLAEVDDEAPPGEAAAAAVIVEVDEGVTPFSTPCSSPAYFTPSPSPARDDRQAPTTVAIVLDGES from the coding sequence ATGAGCTCTCTCACCAAGCTCGGGACCGCCCTCACGGTGGTCTTCGTTGTCTGTGTCGTGGCACTGGCTGCTCAGATCCTCTGGGTCCTATTGCGCAGCCGAAAGTTCCGGCAGCGGAGCCTCGCTGGCGCCGGAGGGAGAGGAGACCATGAGTCCGCCGGCGTGGGGGCCTTCCACGCGCCGCCGTCGAAGGAGTTGCTCTACTTCTTCTGCTGGAATAACCAGTCGAGGGTCGAGCCCCATGGGGCTACTGGAAACCGAACGGTGATCGACGACCCGGAAGATGACGACGGCGACGAGCTGGCCAAGTGGCAGAGGTTTTACGGACCTCCGAGGCTGCTGTTCACCAtcaatgaagaagagagagaggacgcTGTGGATTCCGATTGCGGTGGCAATATCAAGAGCAAGAGCGGTTCGTCTTCTTGGGAGAAGATCGATGACAAGAAGAGGGTGTGCCTGAGGGAGCGCCTCGCGGAGGTCGACGACGAGGCTCCGCCGGGagaagcggcggcggcggcggtcatCGTGGAGGTGGACGAGGGGGTGACGCCGTTCTCGACGCCGTGCTCGTCACCGGCCTACTTCACTCCTTCGCCTTCGCCTGCTCGGGATGATCGTCAGGCGCCGACGACGGTTGCGATTGTTTTGGATGGTGAAAGCTAG
- the LOC115753910 gene encoding protein SMAX1-LIKE 3: MRAGGGCAVQHALTAEASAVVKQAVNLAKRRGHSQVTPLHVANTMLVSSAGLLRTACLQSNSHPLHCKALELCFNVALNRLPAAAPSHVLGTHLQSPSISNALVAAFKRAQAHQRRGSIENQQQPILAVKIELEQLIISILDDPSVSRVMKEAGFSSSQVKSNVEQAVSSSNICSKNQAVTKDNSKGAYNNNLSVISHQSPLSSLDETRLVSGSTKVPDPVRSDDVAYVLENMANKRRKSIVVVGECLASVEGVIGAVLDKLNKGQDDDVPQTIRSLTILNLSMSSFEHKLREEVDGKMEDLKRHVKSCMSNDDGGLVLYLGDLKWTAEYRARKFKGHQLERNSNYYCAVEHVVGEIAKLMSGVGGNGRLWLLGFATFQSYMRCKTGYPSIETLWCLHPLTIPAGSLSLSLITDSGPETDCMSKAENRGPASPFEIVESRSSTTSSLPPWLQNCKDEYRRHCNNDDEEYACQKWNNFGKNPMFSSLPTSPSASSYSHEHQNPSFHHFVHHEWPPTKLHSWREFWNPPSESVNFVIELSSHSNSASSSEIMEVDYVPRFKELNSENLKTLCTELEKKVPCQKAIIPEIAATILRCRSGMSRRKPGSKCQNGASKQDTWFLFQGADAEAKEKVARELARLVFSSYTSFSSITLSSFSSSTRAHSPENNGNKRLRDEQSSGYIERFAEELLKNPHRVFFVEDAEEADCIAQMGFKRAMQRGRISSSVGDEVELSDAIVILSCERCSSSSPTNFVLKSSPETRSCLSLDLNMLVEEDNAEDVDDDRSTDGVGLLECVDGWVAF; this comes from the exons ATGAGAGCAGGAGGAGGCTGCGCAGTCCAACATGCCCTGACGGCCGAAGCGTCAGCCGTGGTGAAGCAGGCTGTGAACCTAGCGAAGCGTCGTGGCCACTCTCAAGTCACACCTCTCCATGTGGCCAACACCATGCTTGTTTCGTCCGCCGGCCTTCTGAGAACAGCTTGTCTTCAATCTAACTCCCACCCTCTACACTGTAAGGCTCTCGAGCTCTGCTTCAACGTCGCCCTCAACCGCCTCCCGGCTGCTGCTCCGAGCCACGTCCTGGGGACTCATTTGCAGAGCCCCTCCATCTCCAACGCCCTTGTCGCCGCCTTCAAGAGGGCCCAGGCTCACCAGCGCCGCGGCTCGATTGAGAACCAGCAGCAGCCTATCCTGGCCGTGAAAATCGAGCTCGAGCAGCTCATCATCTCCATCCTAGATGACCCTAGCGTGAGTAGAGTCATGAAAGAAGCAGGTTTCTCCAGTTCTCAAGTGAAGAGCAACGTCGAGCAAGCCGTTTCCTCCTCAAACATTTGCTCAAAAAACCAGGCGGTGACTAAGGACAACTCAAAGGGTGCTTATAACAACAATCTGTCGGTCATTTCTCATCAGTCTCCTCTGAGTTCCTTGGATGAAACCAGATTGGTGTCGGGGAGCACTAAAGTACCGGATCCAGTTAGAAGCGATGATGTCGCGTATGTATTGGAAAACATGGCGAACAAGAGGCGGAAAAGCATTGTTGTTGTTGGAGAGTGCCTCGCTAGCGTCGAGGGAGTGATTGGAGCAGTTTTGGACAAGTTAAACAAGGGACAAGATGATGATGTTCCTCAAACAATAAGAAGCTTAACGATTCTCAACCTTTCTATGAGCTCCTTCGAGCACAAGCTTAGGGAAGAGGTAGATGGGAAGATGGAAGATCTCAAGAGGCACGTGAAGAGTTGCATGAGCAATGATGATGGCGGGTTGGTTCTGTACTTGGGAGATCTCAAGTGGACTGCTGAGTATAGAGCTAGGAAATTTAAGGGACATCAACTAGAGAGGAACAGCAACTACTACTGTGCTGTTGAACATGTGGTCGGGGAGATAGCAAAATTGATGTCTGGAGTTGGTGGGAATGGAAGGCTTTGGCTCCTGGGATTTGCCACATTCCAAAGCTACATGAGGTGCAAAACCGGCTATCCGTCCATAGAGACTCTTTGGTGCCTCCATCCTCTCACAATCCCAGCAGGAAGTTTGAGCTTGAGCCTCATCACTGACAG tGGACCAGAAACAGATTGCATGAGCAAAGCTGAAAATAGGGGGCCAGCTAGCCCTTTTGAGATTGTCGAATCACGATCATCGACCACTTCATCCCTTCCGCCATGGCTTCAAAATTGCAAGGACGAGTATAGAAGACATTGCAATAACGATGATGAG GAGTACGCATGCCAAAAATGGAACAACTTTGGGAAAAACCCTATGTTCTCTTCTCTGCCTACATCTCCCTCCGCTTCAAGCTATTCCCACGAACACCAAAACCCTAGTTTTCACCATTTCGTTCATCATGAGTGGCCACCCACGAAACTACATTCTTGGCGAGAGTTTTGGAATCCCCCATCAGAATCGGTCAACTTTGTCATTGAGCTTTCCTCGCATTCCAACTCAGCATCTTCGAGCGAAATCATGGAGGTAGACTACGTTCCAAGGTTCAAGGAGCTCAATTCTGAGAACCTCAAAACCCTCTGCACCGAGTTGGAGAAGAAAGTCCCATGTCAAAAGGCCATAATCCCTGAAATTGCAGCCACGATCTTGCGATGCCGATCAGGCATGTCGAGAAGAAAACCCGGGTCTAAGTGCCAAAATGGTGCGTCTAAGCAAGACACTTGGTTTCTCTTTCAAGGCGCGGACGCTGAAGCCAAAGAGAAGGTGGCTAGAGAGCTGGCTCGGCTCGTCTTCAGCTCGTACACCAGCTTCTCATCCATTACTCTAAGTAGCTTCTCATCATCTACCAGAGCACATTCCCCAGAAAACAATGGAAACAAAAGACTGAGGGACGAGCAAAGCTCCGGTTACATCGAGAGATTCGCCGAAGAACTGTTGAAGAACCCGCACCGGGTCTTCTTTGTCGAAGATGCTGAAGAAGCTGACTGTATTGCTCAAATGGGTTTCAAGAGAGCAATGCAAAGAGGAAGGATAAGCAGCTCGGTCGGCGACGAGGTTGAGCTGAGCGACGCCATCGTCATCTTGAGCTGTGAGCGCTGTAGCTCTTCTTCTCCGACTAATTTCGTGCTGAAATCTTCGCCTGAGACAAGGTCTTGCTTGTCGCTTGACTTGAACATGCTGGTCGAAGAAGACAACGCCGAAGATGTCGATGATGATCGGTCAACTGATGGTGTAGGACTTTTGGAATGTGTTGACGGGTGGGTTGCTTTTTAA
- the LOC115725795 gene encoding uncharacterized protein LOC115725795 isoform X3 gives MSSLTKLGTALTVVFVVCVVALAAQILWVLLRSRKFRQRSLAGAGGRGDHESAGVGAFHAPPSKELLYFFCWNNQSRVEPHGATGNRTVIDDPEDDDGDELAKWQRFYGPPRLLFTINEEEREDAVDSDDKKRVCLRERLAEVDDEAPPGEAAAAAVIVEVDEGVTPFSTPCSSPAYFTPSPSPARDDRQAPTTVAIVLDGES, from the exons ATGAGCTCTCTCACCAAGCTCGGGACCGCCCTCACGGTGGTCTTCGTTGTCTGTGTCGTGGCACTGGCTGCTCAGATCCTCTGGGTCCTATTGCGCAGCCGAAAGTTCCGGCAGCGGAGCCTCGCTGGCGCCGGAGGGAGAGGAGACCATGAGTCCGCCGGCGTGGGGGCCTTCCACGCGCCGCCGTCGAAGGAGTTGCTCTACTTCTTCTGCTGGAATAACCAGTCGAGGGTCGAGCCCCATGGGGCTACTGGAAACCGAACGGTGATCGACGACCCGGAAGATGACGACGGCGACGAGCTGGCCAAGTGGCAGAGGTTTTACGGACCTCCGAGGCTGCTGTTCACCAtcaatgaagaagagagagaggacgcTGTGGATTCCGAT GACAAGAAGAGGGTGTGCCTGAGGGAGCGCCTCGCGGAGGTCGACGACGAGGCTCCGCCGGGagaagcggcggcggcggcggtcatCGTGGAGGTGGACGAGGGGGTGACGCCGTTCTCGACGCCGTGCTCGTCACCGGCCTACTTCACTCCTTCGCCTTCGCCTGCTCGGGATGATCGTCAGGCGCCGACGACGGTTGCGATTGTTTTGGATGGTGAAAGCTAG